A stretch of the Papaver somniferum cultivar HN1 chromosome 6, ASM357369v1, whole genome shotgun sequence genome encodes the following:
- the LOC113286847 gene encoding protein HOTHEAD-like, which produces MGLFVLWMLVASIANSGSFCLTGLSYPDDDQNDPNYVFLHEATSAPAISYYHYIVIGGGAAGCPLAATLSSKYNVLLIERGGSPYGNPNITNLSSFHNNTLADLSSTSLSQRFISEDGVINSRARVLGGGTSINAGFYSRAEPKYVKDSSWDDKLVNESYEWVEKFVVFKPKIEAWQSAVRDGLLEVGVLPNNGFTFDHVNGTKIGGTMFDQNGHRHTAADLLRYANPKRITVLLHATVGRVLFRSKGNQKPVAYGVMFTDASGMRHKAYLKQEGLGLMKNEIVLSAGALGSPQLLMLSGVGPADHLRSLNITVVVDQPLVGQGMSDNPMKGIFVPSPSEVEVSLVQVVGITEFGNYIETASGGNSTVFNGGIIFEKVICPLSTGHLKLKTKNPNANPLVTFNYFKEPRDLQRCVNGVKTIEKVVASKAFSKFRFDSISFQTLLNLTSSFPINLVPKTGNDSTSLEQFCRNTVTTIWHYHGGCQVGKVIDQDHKVLGVDSLKVIDGSTFIDSPGTNPQATTMMLGRYMGIKILNKRRLQLDGTMGG; this is translated from the exons ATGGGTCTTTTTGTGTTATGGATGTTAGTTGCTAGTATAGCTAATTCAGGGTCTTTTTGCCTCACTGGATTGAGCTACCCTGATGATGATCAAAATG ATCCAAATTATGTGTTCCTTCATGAAGCAACCTCAGCCCCAGCTATATCATATTACCATTACATTGTAATTGGAGGAGGAGCTGCCGGTTGTCCACTAGCTGCAACTCTTTCGTCGAAATATAATGTCCTGTTAATAGAAAGAGGCGGATCCCCTTATGGAAACCCTAACATAACCAATTTGAGTTCATTTCATAATAATACTCTTGCAGACCTCTCTTCAACTTCCCTTTCTCAGCGTTTCATATCTGAAGATGGTGTAATTAATTCGCGTGCACGAGTTTTAGGCGGCGGAACTTCCATAAATGCTGGATTTTACTCGCGTGCTGAGCCGAAGTATGTTAAGGATTCAAGTTGGGATGATAAACTAGTAAATGAATCTTATGAATGGGTGGAAAAATTCGTCGTATTCAAGCCAAAAATTGAAGCTTGGCAATCTGCAGTACGAGACGGATTGCTAGAAGTTGGTGTGTTACCTAATAATGGATTTACATTTGACCATGTTAATGGCACTAAAATTGGTGGTACCATGTTTGATCAGAACGGGCATAGACATACTGCGGCTGATTTGCTTCGATATGCAAATCCTAAAAGGATCACTGTTCTTCTCCATGCTACTGTCGGTAGGGTTTTGTTTAGATCAAAAG GAAACCAAAAGCCAGTAGCTTATGGAGTGATGTTCACTGATGCATCTGGTATGAGACACAAAGCATACTTAAAACAAGAAGGGTTGGGACTGATGAAGAACGAGATCGTATTATCAGCTGGTGCATTGGGAAGTCCTCAATTGTTAATGTTGAGTGGTGTTGGACCAGCTGATCATTTGAGATCCCTCAACATTACAGTTGTGGTTGATCAACCTCTTGTTGGTCAAGGGATGTCTGACAATCCTATGAAAGGAATATTCGTCCCTTCTCCTTCAGAGGTTGAGGTATCACTCGTTCAGGTTGTTGGTAttactgagtttgggaattacattGAAACCGCTAGTGGCGGCAATTCTACTGTATTTAATGGTGGGATCATATTTGAGAAAGTCATTTGTCCATTATCCACTGGCCATCTTAAGCTCAAAACCAAGAACCCAAATGCCAACCCGCTTGTCACTTTCAATTACTTCAAAGAACCCCGAGACCTCCAACGGTGTGTTAATGGTGTTAAAACAATTGAAAAGGTAGTAGCATCCAAGGCATTCTCTAAATTCAG GTTCGATAGTATCTCCTTCCAGACTCTACTCAACCTAACGTCGAGTTTTCCCATAAACTTGGTACCCAAAACTGGTAATGACTCGACATCATTGGAGCAGTTCTGCAGAAATACTGTGACGACTATATGGCACTATCATGGAGGATGTCAAGTTGGTAAGGTTATTGATCAGGATCATAAGGTTCTTGGTGTTGATTCTTTAAAAGTTATTGATGGATCGACATTCATCGACTCTCCCGGCACAAATCCTCAGGCTACAACTATGATGCTTGGAAG GTATATGGGAATCAAGATTCTGAACAAGAGGCGATTACAACTGGATGGGACTATGGGAGGATGA